One window of the Nicotiana tabacum cultivar K326 chromosome 4, ASM71507v2, whole genome shotgun sequence genome contains the following:
- the LOC107829846 gene encoding RNA polymerase sigma factor sigE, chloroplastic/mitochondrial-like: MGVVTVSSSASRSPLGLSTSFSAHLCPLKRPVVVSFKKDKTKKTTLVAPKESISLPIETSKENEKRSRRVSKRTERVHAVSIDIEASPSTLELDYSEAAAKLESIYKRSLETDSSDTEAKDHQIVKRRQRTRKRIIEGNEEAKKGIADNVVKNRRKKSKRLNLDQRIALLKNKEGELVASSQKRELKEDTEDEKIDKLVREYSGATDLASLDWKKMKIPPVLPSSEHAWLFKLMQPMKAILQVKENLQNDLGREPTDAEVAEATNIDASELRKNLEVGRAARNKLIKHNLRLVLFVINKYFQDFANGPKFQDLCQAGVKGLITAIDRFEPNRKFRLSTYGLFWIRHAIIRSMTTSSFTKVPFGLESIRVEIQKAKLQLLFELQRMPTDEEIIERVRLSPERYHEVMKVSKPVFSLHARHMTTQEEFINGITDVDGVDGVKRKQPALLRLALDDVLDSLKPKESLVIRQRYGLDGKGNRTLGEIAGNLNISREMVRKHEVKALMKLKHPTRVDYLRRYIF, from the exons ATGGGAGTTGTGACTGTTTCTAGCTCTGCTTCTCGGAGTCCATTGGGATTGAGCACAAGTTTTTCTGCTCATTTATGTCCACTTAAAAGGCCTGTAGTTGTATCATTTAAAAAAGATAAAACGAAAAAAACAACTTTAGTTGCACCTAAGGAATCCATATCGTTGCCTATAGAAACATCTAAAGAGAATGAAAAGAGGTCAAGACGAGTATCTAAACGTACTGAGAGAGTGCATGCTGTTTCAATTGATATTGAAGCATCTCCAAGTACGTTAGAGTTGGACTATAGTGAAGCTGCTGCCAAACTTGAAAGTATCTACAAGCGCAGTCTGGAAACAGATAGTTCCGATACAGAAGCTAAGGATCATCAAATCGTGAAGAGAAGGCAAAGGACGAGGAAGAGAATTATAGAAGGCAATGAGGAAGCGAAGAAGGGAATTGCTGATAATGTGGTCAAGAATCGTCGAAAGAAGTCAAAGCGGCTGAATCTTGACCAGAGGATTGCTCTGCTAAAGAATAAAGAAGGTGAATTGGTTGCTTCATCCCAAAAAAGAGAACTTAAAGAGGACACCGAAGATGAAAAAATTGATAAGCTTGTCAGAGAATATTCAGGTGCTACTGACTTAGCGAGCTTAGACTGGAAGAAAATGAAGATCCCTCCAGTGCTTCCATCTTCTGAGCATGCGTGGCTCTTCAAGTTGATGCAACCTATGAAG GCTATCCTTCAAGTGAAGGAGAACTTGCAAAATGATTTGGGGCGAGAACCAACTGACGCTGAAGTAGCTGAGGCAACAAATATCGATGCCTCCGAACTACGGAAAAATTTGGAAGTTGGTCGAGCTGCCAGAAATAAGCTGATTAAG CACAATCTACGTCTTGTTTTGTTCGTGATAAACAAATATTTTCAAGATTTTGCTAATGGGCCAAAATTCCAAGACCTCTGTCAGGCAGGCGTCAAGGGACTAATTACAGCTATTGATCGATTTGAACCTAATAGGAAATTCAGACTGTCAACATATGGTCTTTTTTGGATAAGGCATGCCATAATACGTTCTATGACAACCTCAAGCTTCACCAAAGTCCCATTCGGGCTTGAATCT ATCAGAGTAGAAATTCAGAAGGCCAAATTGCAGCTGCTATTTGAGCTTCAGAGGATGCCAACAGATGAAGAGATAATTGAAAGAGTTAGACTTTCCCCTGAGAGATACCATGAAGTGATGAAAGTATCAAAACCTGTCTTCTCTCTCCATGCAAGACACATGACGACCCAAGAAGAGTTTATTAATGGAATAACTGATGTAGATGGCGTAGATGGGGTTAAGAGGAAGCAACCAGCTCTACTCAGGCTTGCTCTTGATGATGTG CTTGATTCTCTTAAGCCCAAGGAGAGTCTAGTAATCAGACAAAGATATGGACTTGATGGCAAAGGTAATAGAACATTGGGAGAAATTGCGGGTAACCTAAATATTTCGAGAgagatggtacggaagcatgaaGTGAAGGCTCTCATGAAGCTCAAGCATCCAACTCGAGTAGATTATCTTCGCCGGTACATATTCTAA